From a single Arthrobacter sp. SLBN-112 genomic region:
- the selA gene encoding L-seryl-tRNA(Sec) selenium transferase gives MDQVDPRRLIPRTNDLLALPAVHEARTRLHERVIRELVRQVQEQARCGDLPPGDVEPALLAALGSRTATTLRPVLNATGVIVHTNLGRAPLSTAAVEALLTASGYVDVELDLADGSRSRRGAGARAALLAACPAAEDALVVNNGAAALVLATTALAADREVVVSRGELVEIGAGFRLTDLMESTGARLHEVGTTNRTHLHDYAGALGPDTGCVLKVHPSNFRVDGFTSAVPLDELSRLTVAHGVPLVADLGSGLLAPDPYLPDEPDAATALASGADVVIASGDKLLGGPQAGLLLGRKEIITRLARHPLARAVRADKLALAALEATLAGPAAPVVQALHADVEQLRQRTERLAQALGVAVVAHDGRVGGGGAPGVPLPGWALRLPENIAGHLRTGNPAVLPRVNDGSCLIDLRCVPAADDDRILNAVRQALATREGADAGRAG, from the coding sequence GTGGACCAGGTCGATCCCCGGCGCCTGATTCCCCGCACGAACGACCTGCTGGCACTGCCGGCCGTTCACGAGGCCCGGACAAGGCTGCACGAGCGCGTCATCCGCGAACTGGTCCGGCAAGTCCAGGAGCAGGCCCGGTGCGGCGATCTCCCTCCGGGCGATGTGGAACCAGCCCTGCTCGCCGCTCTGGGTTCACGAACCGCAACGACCCTGCGCCCGGTGCTCAACGCCACCGGCGTCATCGTCCACACGAACCTGGGGCGTGCGCCCCTTTCGACAGCCGCGGTGGAGGCCCTTCTGACGGCCAGCGGCTACGTCGACGTGGAGCTGGACCTGGCAGACGGCAGCCGCTCCCGACGCGGCGCGGGCGCCCGGGCTGCATTGCTCGCCGCCTGTCCCGCCGCCGAGGACGCCCTGGTGGTCAACAATGGAGCTGCGGCGCTGGTGTTGGCCACCACAGCCCTGGCCGCCGACCGGGAAGTAGTGGTGAGTCGGGGCGAACTCGTCGAGATCGGTGCAGGCTTTCGGTTGACCGATTTGATGGAGTCGACCGGTGCCAGGCTGCACGAAGTGGGCACCACCAACCGAACGCACCTGCATGACTACGCCGGCGCCCTCGGGCCGGACACCGGTTGCGTCCTGAAGGTCCACCCCAGCAACTTCCGAGTGGACGGATTCACGTCCGCTGTTCCGCTCGACGAACTGAGCCGGCTGACGGTGGCGCACGGCGTACCACTCGTGGCCGACCTGGGCAGCGGGCTGCTGGCCCCCGACCCGTACCTGCCCGATGAACCCGATGCTGCCACCGCTTTGGCAAGCGGGGCCGACGTCGTCATAGCCAGTGGTGACAAACTGCTGGGCGGCCCCCAAGCGGGCCTGTTGCTTGGCCGCAAGGAGATCATCACCCGCCTGGCCCGCCACCCGCTCGCCCGTGCGGTCCGTGCCGACAAACTTGCCCTCGCCGCCCTGGAAGCGACCCTCGCGGGGCCAGCGGCGCCGGTTGTCCAGGCCCTGCACGCCGACGTCGAACAGTTGCGCCAACGTACGGAGCGGCTCGCCCAGGCCCTGGGTGTAGCCGTTGTGGCCCATGACGGCAGGGTAGGGGGCGGCGGCGCCCCCGGAGTTCCCCTGCCGGGATGGGCCCTCCGGCTCCCTGAGAATATCGCAGGCCACCTGCGCACAGGCAACCCGGCCGTCCTGCCTCGGGTCAATGACGGTTCCTGCCTGATCGACCTGCGCTGCGTGCCGGCAGCGGACGACGACAGGATTCTCAATGCGGTACGGCAGGCATTGGCAACCCGCGAGGGCGCCGATGCAGGCAGGGCAGGCTGA
- the selB gene encoding selenocysteine-specific translation elongation factor: MHVVATSGHVDSGKSTLVRALTGMEPDRWEEERRRGLTIDLGYAWTTLPSGQDVAFVDVPGHERFLGNMLAGIGPAPVVCFVVAADEGWQAQSSDHRDAVAALGIEHGVVVLSRADRASRERVADVLARTRSELAGTGLKDAPAVAVSAIDGTGLADLRTALDDVLSQVPAPATTGRVRLWVDRSFTITGSGTVVTGTLAAGALAQGDRLQLLGHAGSRTVTVRGLQSRDTSYASVEPVSRVALNVRDVAPTDIRRGDALVTPDAWPATGVVGIQRITGVAYMDVPEQLMVHVGTASVPARLRPFGTDHARLVLDRPLPLVLGDRMVLRDPGSRSVLGGARVLDADPPALERRGDGARWAERLAGMDPAGDLLGEVAARGAVQVQHLRRLGLLPGQDADADAPSGVRTLGDWWVHAPVLEAWQDRLRNAVQALQERDPLAPGLSMGAARDLLRLPDERLLPHVIHGAALDQDSGHIRLPGSQGNLGPVEPAIAELERRLGANAFHAPEADELAALGLGARELAAAERTGRLLRLRDGVVLLPTAPALAMRTLARLDQPFTTSEARQALDTTRRIAVPLLEHLDSRGWTRRLDAGHRSVVR, translated from the coding sequence GTGCACGTCGTTGCCACCTCCGGACATGTCGATTCCGGTAAAAGCACCCTGGTTCGCGCGCTCACCGGCATGGAGCCGGACCGTTGGGAGGAAGAACGGCGCCGCGGGCTGACCATTGACCTGGGCTATGCCTGGACAACCCTCCCGTCCGGACAAGATGTTGCGTTCGTTGATGTACCGGGCCACGAACGGTTCCTCGGCAACATGCTTGCAGGAATCGGGCCGGCGCCGGTGGTCTGCTTCGTCGTAGCCGCGGATGAGGGCTGGCAGGCGCAGTCAAGCGATCACCGGGACGCCGTCGCTGCGCTCGGCATCGAACACGGCGTCGTGGTCCTCAGCCGCGCGGACCGGGCATCCCGGGAGCGGGTTGCAGACGTACTCGCCCGGACCCGCAGTGAGTTGGCCGGAACCGGTTTGAAGGACGCGCCCGCCGTAGCTGTGTCGGCCATCGACGGAACAGGCCTTGCTGACCTGCGGACAGCGCTCGACGACGTCCTGTCCCAGGTGCCGGCCCCCGCCACCACCGGGCGGGTCAGGTTGTGGGTGGACCGCTCGTTCACCATCACCGGTTCCGGAACGGTGGTGACCGGAACACTGGCAGCAGGCGCACTCGCCCAGGGCGACCGGCTTCAGCTGCTGGGCCACGCCGGTTCCCGCACCGTCACAGTCCGCGGCCTGCAAAGCCGGGACACCTCCTACGCCTCAGTGGAGCCTGTCAGCAGGGTTGCGTTGAACGTGCGCGACGTTGCCCCAACGGATATCCGCCGCGGGGATGCGCTGGTGACTCCCGATGCGTGGCCCGCCACCGGCGTGGTCGGCATCCAGCGGATCACCGGCGTCGCCTATATGGACGTGCCGGAACAACTCATGGTGCATGTTGGCACTGCCTCCGTGCCTGCCCGGCTGCGACCGTTCGGAACCGATCATGCCCGGCTCGTCCTGGACAGGCCCCTGCCGCTTGTTCTCGGAGACCGGATGGTGCTGCGTGACCCCGGAAGCCGCTCCGTGCTGGGCGGCGCACGCGTCCTCGATGCCGACCCTCCGGCCTTGGAGCGGCGCGGCGATGGCGCCCGCTGGGCGGAACGGCTTGCAGGCATGGACCCCGCCGGAGATCTACTGGGAGAAGTAGCAGCCCGCGGAGCCGTCCAGGTGCAGCATCTGCGCAGGCTCGGGCTGCTGCCCGGGCAGGACGCGGACGCGGATGCGCCGTCGGGCGTACGGACATTGGGCGATTGGTGGGTGCATGCCCCCGTCCTCGAGGCATGGCAGGATCGGCTGCGCAATGCGGTCCAGGCGCTGCAGGAGCGCGATCCCTTGGCGCCCGGCCTTTCCATGGGCGCGGCGCGGGACCTGCTGAGGCTGCCCGACGAGAGGCTTCTGCCCCACGTCATCCATGGGGCAGCCCTTGATCAGGACAGCGGCCACATCCGGCTGCCAGGCAGCCAAGGCAACCTCGGCCCCGTGGAGCCCGCCATCGCCGAGTTGGAGCGCAGGCTCGGCGCAAACGCGTTCCATGCCCCGGAAGCCGATGAGCTGGCTGCACTGGGCCTCGGTGCCCGGGAACTCGCCGCCGCCGAACGCACGGGGCGTTTGCTGCGGCTGCGCGACGGCGTGGTGTTGCTGCCTACGGCGCCGGCCCTGGCCATGCGCACCCTGGCGCGCCTGGACCAGCCCTTCACCACAAGCGAGGCACGCCAGGCACTCGACACAACACGCCGGATCGCCGTTCCGCTGCTGGAACATCTCGATTCCCGGGGCTGGACCCGGCGGCTCGATGCCGGTCACCGCTCGGTGGTGCGCTGA